A section of the Hevea brasiliensis isolate MT/VB/25A 57/8 chromosome 17, ASM3005281v1, whole genome shotgun sequence genome encodes:
- the LOC131175345 gene encoding uncharacterized protein LOC131175345, with the protein MTCCMVVRINLDCNACCRKARKIILNMKEIETHMIAKQECRIVVCGRFIPADVAIKLRKKMNRRVEIMEIQEMGGDGDTTEESRPIIHGS; encoded by the exons ATG ACTTGTTGCATGGTGGTGAGAATTAACCTCGACTGCAATGCTTGCTGCAGGAAAGCAAGGAAAATTATTCTCAACAtgaaag AGATAGAGACACACATGATTGCTAAGCAGGAATGCAGGATAGTTGTATGCGGGAGATTCATACCTGCGGATGTGGCAATAAAGTTGAGAAAGAAGATGAACCGCAGGGTGGAAATAATGGAAATCCAGGAGATGGGTGGTGATGGTGACACAACTGAAGAATCAAGGCCAATAATCCATGGCTCTTAA
- the LOC110633593 gene encoding uncharacterized protein LOC110633593 produces the protein MAFANRPKKETPRIGFKKPKNMLLPGTSLASVESLSVPLVQEVVLSADIRCAECQKRVAEIMSRMTDTESVSVNVLEKKVTLTCRYPGVKVPTSRVAAVYRNPLSKIAMLKRIFRSACS, from the exons ATGGCTTTCGCTAATCGGCCTAAGAAGGAGACTCCAAGAATTGGATTCAAGAAACCAAAGAATATGCTTCTTCCAGGAACTAGTCTTGCCTCTGTTGAATCCTTATCAGTCCCTCTT GTCCAGGAAGTTGTTCTTTCAGCAGATATTCGATGTGCTGAATGTCAAAAGAGAGTAGCTGAAATAATGTCAAGAATGACCG ATACGGAATCTGTGTCAGTTAACGTGTTGGAGAAGAAAGTAACTCTCACTTGTAGATATCCTGGTGTTAAAGTACCCACAAGCCGAGTTGCTGCTGTGTACAGGAATCCTCTCAGCAAAATTGCCATGTTAAAGCGCATTTTTCGCTCTGCCTGCAGCTGA
- the LOC110633566 gene encoding uncharacterized protein LOC110633566 — MERLGSPLDTESLGYVSWEEVNVSTNRGRREVRYYLKRMDGGLDLAVVGKEKSLRHMSYHYAVRNRSIFSSMGPSLKLKSRREVINWLNSIVSESLPLESSHLSGSLDSSDASELDIENFKATQHQKQGYHTKEFLWLGSPWTCRKRRRHYPSFQRNGFKISVHDFVYVLAEEDKRLVAYLEDMYEDSKGNKMVVVRWFHKIDEVGISLPHNFNDREIFFSLCLQDLSIECIDGMAAVLSPQHFEKFLNEASHTMLDPFVCYKMFDNEDAKPFDITQVKGYWKQEILRYMYMVSPARDQANSLRIDDGLKVEANVNDDSGTRPRKRHRQSKDDDVYTGSKESTNAVSVDVYKHSSWIDRKSGMEICSLTGGESAALLSGAEAKQSPTQHLKVGSEVEVLSQDSGIRGCWFRALIIKIHKDKMKVRYHDIKDAENEAKNLEEWILATKVAVPDQLGIRICGRLIVRPPQMFNKGRLSWDLDVGTAVDVWWHDVWQEGIVVHKESEDRFCVYFPGEKQKSVFSRADVRLSQEWLGNGWMHIKARPDIALSVSSISETKQVVKSDENKLIQTAISETTQSVKRKPGCSDYSSDSGSDVGRESVVVPDLSKDSYLAQLRWNASKKRRRGSVSSGQRMRNKKDGNESSTPVVGSNACERFMLSMTRKVDHENCKYMGDSLFSTAVAQPLTSLVMSR, encoded by the exons ATGGAGAGATTGGGGTCGCCGCTGGATACGGAGTCGTTGGGTTACGTTAGCTGGGAGGAGGTGAACGTCTCGACGAATAGAGGGAGAAGGGAGGTTCGATATTACTTGAAGAGAATGGACGGAGGATTAGATCTGGCCGTCGTAGGAAAAGAGAAGAGCTTGAGGCATATGTCTTATCACTACGCTGTCAGGAATAGATCCATTTTTTCGTCTATGGGACCTTCTTTGAAGCTCAAGTCGCGACGAGAGGTTATTAATTGGCTCAACTCTATCGTTTCAG AGTCACTGCCGCTTGAATCATCCCACTTATCAGGTTCTTTGGATAGTAGTGATGCTTCTGAGTTGGACATTGAAAACTTTAAG GCCACACAACATCAGAAGCAGGGCTACCATACAAAAGAATTTTTATGGTTAGGTTCTCCATGGACATGCCGGAAAAGACGAAGGCATTATCCGTCATTTCAACGGAATGGCTTCAAAATTTCT GTTCATGACTTTGTATATGTCTTAGCTGAGGAGGATAAAAGGCTTGTTGCCTACTTGGAAGATATGTACGAGGACTCTAAAGGGAACAAGATGGTTGTGGTACGATGGTTTCACAAAATTGATGAGGTTGGTATTTCATTGCCTCACAATTTTAATGACAGAgagattttcttttctctttgtcTTCAAGATCTCAGTATTGAATGCATAGATGGAATGGCTGCGGTCCTCAGTCCCCAGCATTTTGAGAAGTTTCTTAATGAGGCATCACACACTATGTTGGATCCATTTGTTTGCTACAAGATGTTTGATAATGAAGATGCCAAGCCCTTTGACATTACTCAAGTCAAAGGATACTGGAAACAAGAAATACTTAGGTATATGTATATGGTTTCCCCTGCAAGGGATCAGGCAAATTCTTTGCGAATTGATGATGGCCTGAAAGTGGAAGCAAATGTCAATGATGATTCTGGGACCAGACCTAGGAAGAGGCATCGTCAATCAAAAGATGATGATGTTTATACTGGCAGTAAAGAATCAACAAACGCAGTGAGTGTGGATGTGTATAAGCATAGCAGTTGGATTGACCGCAAAAGTGGAATGGAGATATGCAGTCTAACAGGAGGGGAATCTGCTGCCCTTCTGTCTGGAGCAGAAGCTAAGCAAAGTCCTACTCAGCATCTAAAAGTTGGTTCTGAAGTTGAAGTGCTTTCTCAAGATAGTGGGATTAGAGGTTGTTGGTTTAGAGCATTGATAATTAAGATTCACAAAGATAAGATGAAGGTGAGATATCATGATATTAAAGATGCAGAAAATGAAGCTAAAAATTTAGAG gaatgGATTTTAGCGACCAAAGTTGCAGTTCCTGATCAATTGGGAATTCGGATTTGTGGGAGGTTAATTGTTCGCCCTCCCCAAATGTTCAACAAGGGTCGATTATCATGGGATTTAGATGTTGGGACTGCTGTTGATGTTTGGTGGCATGATGTTTGGCAGGAGGGCATTGTTGTTCATAAGGAATCTGAAGATAGATTTTGTGTCTATTTCCCAG GAGAAAAGCAAAAATCAGTCTTTAGCCGTGCTGATGTGAGACTCTCCCAAGAATGGTTGGGAAATGGGTGGATGCATATTAAGGCCAGGCCAGATATTGCGCTTTCTGTATCATCTATCTCAGAAACAAAGCAAGTTGTCAAATCTGATGAGAACAAATTGATTCAAACTGCCATTTCTGAAACTACACAATCAGTAAAAAGAAAACCTGGATGTAGTGATTATTCGTCAGATTCTGGAAGTGATGTGGGAAGAGAATCAGTTGTGGTTCCAGATCTTTCAAAAGATAGTTACCTAGCCCAGTTAAGGTGGAACGCATCAAAGAAGAGAAGACGTGGTAGTGTGAGCTCTGGCCAGAGAATGCGTAATAAAAAAGATGGCAATGAGAGCTCAACACCAGTTGTTGGTTCCAACGCCTGTGAGAGATTTATGCTTTCAATGACTCGCAAAGTTGATCATGAGAATTGCAAGTATATGGGGGATTCTCTGTTTAGTACTGCTGTTGCACAGCCTCTAACAAGCTTGGTTATGTCTAGGTGA
- the LOC110633562 gene encoding dihydrolipoyllysine-residue acetyltransferase component 4 of pyruvate dehydrogenase complex, chloroplastic, which produces MASSSPFLSKIPISNKTISFTSSLSPLPSTFPFKSVRHHRRNALRVQSKIREIFMPALSSTMTEGKIVSWIKSEGDVLSKGESVVVVESDKADMDVETFYDGILAAIVVPEGETAPVGAPIGLLAETEDEIAEAKAKANSKTGSTGSEAVASTPPPATSAPAPAISQPAAAPAIPAVEGPRKIVATPYAKKLAKQHKVDINKVVGKGPFGRITPADVEAAAGITPSKPVAPKPTPVAAAAAAPSPPAKPAATPSAPPLPGSTVVPFTTMQAAVSKNMVDSLSVPTFRVGYPVTTDALDVLYEKVKPKGVTMTALLAKAAAMALVQHPVVNASCKDGKSFTYNSNVNIAVAVAINGGLITPVLQNADKLDLYLLSQKWKELVEKARAKQLQPHEYNSGTFTLSNLGMFGVDRFDAILPPGQGAIMAVGASKPTVVADADGFFCVKSKMLVNVTADHRTVYGADLAAFLQTFAKIVENPESLTL; this is translated from the exons ATGGCTTCCTCCTCTCCTTTCCTCTCCAAAATCCCCATCTCCAACAAAACCATCTCCTTCACTTCCTCTCTCTCCCCCCTGCCTTCCACATTTCCTTTCAAATCCGTTCGGCACCACAGACGAAATGCGTTGAGGGTCCAATCGAAGATCCGGGAGATCTTCATGCCCGCTCTCAGCTCCACCATGACTGAGGGCAAGATCGTCTCCTGGATTAAATCCGAAGGTGACGTCCTCTCCAAAGGTGAAAGCGTCGTCGTTGTTGAGTCCGATAAGGCCGACATGGATGTCGAGACCTTCTACGACGGCATTCTCGCTGCAATTGTTGTGCCTGAGGGTGAAACTGCTCCTGTCGGTGCTCCTATCGGACTTTTAGCTGAGACTGAGGACGAAATTGCTGAAGCCAAAGCAAAAGCCAACTCGAAAACGGGTAGTACTGGTTCTGAAGCTGTTGCTTCCACTCCTCCTCCTGCTACTTCTGCTCCTGCTCCCGCAATTTCGCAACCCGCAGCTGCTCCCGCGATTCCTGCTGTTGAGGGGCCCAGGAAGATAGTGGCGACGCCGTATGCAAAGAAGTTGGCCAAGCAGCATAAGGTGGATATCAACAAGGTAGTTGGAAAGGGGCCGTTCGGGAGGATTACTCCGGCTGACGTGGAGGCAGCGGCAGGTATTACCCCTTCCAAACCTGTGGCTCCGAAGCCTACTCCAGTAGCGGCCGCTGCTGCTGCCCCTTCTCCTCCAGCTAAACCTGCTGCTACTCCATCAGCTCCTCCACTTCCAGGATCTACGGTAGTACCGTTTACAACAATGCAAGCGGCAGTGTCAAAAAATATGGTGGACAGTCTTTCAGTACCCACTTTTCGGGTTGGATATCCAGTGACAACCGATGCACTTGATGTACTATATGAGAAG GTGAAACCAAAAGGTGTGACAATGACTGCATTATTGGCAAAAGCTGCAGCAATGGCACTTGTTCAACACCCAGTCGTGAATGCCAGCTGCAAAGATGGGAAAAGTTTTACCTATAACAGTAACGTTAACATTGCAGTGGCAGTGGCAATCAATGGCGGATTGATAACCCCTGTTCTTCAAAATGCAGATAAG TTGGATCTATACTTATTATCACAAAAGTGGAAAGAGTTGGTGGAGAAAGCCAGAGCAAAGCAACTTCAGCCCCATGAGTACAATTCAG GGACATTCACTCTATCCAATTTGGGAATGTTTGGAGTGGACAGGTTTGATGCTATTCTTCCTCCTGGTCAG GGGGCTATAATGGCGGTTGGAGCATCAAAACCAACTGTGGTGGCTGATGCAGATGGATTCTTTTGTGTTAAAAGTAAAATGCTG GTGAATGTGACAGCTGATCACAGAACTGTCTATGGTGCTGACTTGGCTGCCTTTCTTCAAACGTTCGCAAAGATTGTTGAGAACCCAGAAAGCCTGACATTGTAA
- the LOC110633587 gene encoding ACD11 homolog protein — MRRYFSNSNLTQALQEPPHSPPPQLVLQDPAMTAASAEANARGQTPLSAVVDAFEDLAKRLKPITDQDNDVGPGELRLDMFCDSCSLVSVLFSCLGLAFKFAESEYVSKVGTLVEASKRHKTLQNVLDMDVANGTVRTPGSHSRNLRRVRQGLDLIRALFEQFLATDDYSLKDAATTAYAQVCAPYHTWAVRTAVYAGMYTLPSRDQLLLKLSETDKSAEKQMRRYINASLPVIEYIDKLYISRNISLDW, encoded by the exons ATGAGGAGGTATTTCTCTAATTCCAATCTAACCCAAGCCCTGCAAGAACCACCTCATTCACCACCCCCACAACTCGTTCTTCAAGATCCCGCCATGACAGCTGCCTCTGCTGAAGCAAACGCCAGAGGACAAACGCCGTTGTCTGCGGTTGTTGATGCCTTTGAGGACCTAGCCAAGCGTCTAAAACCCATTACGGATCAAGATAATGATGTCGGTCCCGGAGAGCTTCGATTGGATATGTTCTGTGATTCTTGCTCCCTGGTTTCTGTTCTCTTCAGCTGTCTCGGTCTCGCTTTCAAATTCGCCGAGTCTGAGTATGTCTCAAAG GTGGGCACTCTTGTTGAAGCATCGAAGAGACACAAAACTTTGCAAAATGTACTTGATATGGATGTTGCAAATGGCACAGTGAGGACACCAGGCAGTCATTCTCGTAATTTACGCAGAGTCAGGCAGGGTCTTGATCTCATCAGAGCTTTATTTGAGCAGTTTCTGGCCACCGA TGATTACTCTTTGAAGGATGCAGCTACAACGGCTTATGCACAAGTTTGTGCACCGTACCACACATGGGCAGTCAGGACAGCCGTTTATGCCGGAATGTATACTCTCCCTTCAAGAGACCAACTTTTGCTGAAGCTCAGTGAAACTG ATAAGTCTGCAGAGAAGCAAATGAGAAGGTACATCAATGCATCGCTTCCAGTTATAGAGTACATTGATAAGCTTTACATTTCCAGGAATATCAGCTTGGATTGGTGA